tttttaagaaagttttttgtatatttaatgttGATGAAATCGacccaaaaaaaaatgttgatgaaaataaatagcatcatattaatttttcatgttttataacgtgaaaaagttaaagtactcatgaaaagagtccattttaaaattagtatattaataattttaaccttcaaatatttatatattgtgtgaatttagttttgattataaaaaattatctctcaatatttacatattatataatttaatcttttttttagttttgattttctttatgaTCGTTTCACTCTTATGATAATATAGATATCtctaaaaggaaatttaaaattaaagtttcttgaaatatattattttaatattttattatttgtaattattaaatatttattaaaataaagtttaacatagaatttttaaaaggtaaaaattattgtaaagaaaagaataatgatattaaaaaaatacataatatagACCTATTATGTACGATTAgtcaaatagataaattttgagGCGTACTGAGATTTTTTTATGTATCAGTTGAACAATaaaattccataatctatacttttaatttccaCGAGACAAAACTATAATAACGCTAAAAGATATAACCGTACTTCATGCACTGTTGGGCGCAATTTTCGATGAGGAGAATGATTTGGGTAGGATGATAAAATTCACACGGTTGCAGAGGCAATTCAACAATATCCCAATGTAGCTGAGTTTCAGACTATTCAACATGCACTGCTCGGAGGATTGCTAATACCAAACAAGTCACACCAATTTTGTTGATCGCATATATGTCCTACTTTTAACCAATTTCGAAGTTGCTAGAGCATATACTTTGGGTCAGCGATTTTGGCATTACTGTAAAGAGTGCTTTATAGAGCGTCTTAATgtataattgattaaataaatggTTGTTGCTTACTTTTACAAACTGGGATGATATTGGCTGTACAAATATGGTtggattaattttattttaaaaaagaaaactataaacatattaaaattaaacgaTTCAAGCGAATAAAACTACAATCGAATAAATCAATGAACGAGCCAGACTTAATTAATTTCCATCTATTTATTACAGAATAGATAtataaaacacacatatatatatcatctttAACTTTTATCCCACTACGTAACTTAAGAATCGAAGGTACCCTACGACGACGTTTAATTCCGCAAATAACAACAAATCAGAGCCATAATCTGTAAGAGAAGATAAATAGTTGCGGAAGCCCAGTTTTAAGCTAACCTTCCTCATTCTAACATTCAACCAACTGCAAGGTACTTGAACTGTTAGAGTCTTGCAGTACGAAAATTTTGCTTCAAAAGTGGCCGAATGTACTCATCATAACCATCCGGCACAACCGTATCATTCAACGGACTCTTCCACGCTTCCTCATACAGTTTTTGATAAACATTTCCATCATAGCAACCGAGAACCGAGCCAAGGTAGTGGTCAGTGTGATTGAATGCATCAACAAGGGCAATCGCATTCGGGCGGACCTACAGTTTTAAATGAGATCAAAACTAGTGAGAATGCAGCAGCCTTTTGAGCTGATCACCGTATTAACGGAATCAAATACTTGAAACAAACCTGGGAGTAAAGTGATCTGAGCTGTTCGTTCGCTAGTGCACCTTGTTTTGGGGTAATGCAGCCAGTGGAGACGAAATCACCAAGATGTTTGTGTAAAAGAGACAATGCATATACGTTGCAGAGGTTCTCCAACTGTGTTTTCACTCCCTTTCCTGGTATGTCTTGCTGCAGTTTCTCAATGAACCTGAAAAACAAATCAAGCAGCCGACACTATGTTGATCCTATGATTTGGTGTTCAACTTTTGCAACCAATTTCTTAGAAATTGTGATGAAAGTTCGAGTTTTATGAATATTATAGTTTGGTTCCTTCCATACATAAGAAACCTCATCGACTATTAATTTCAAGGAGAAGCTTACTTGGAAACAATAATTAACTGACAATGAGCAACGGCAGCCTCAACCAGATCTGCTGAGATTTCACCAAAACCTGAAGATatataaaaaagggaaaagagaacATGGAAGCCCAATTAATTTATCTACTTCAACAACTTAAAAGCAGAGAGGTCAGTCCAGAATCCAGATTATATATCATAACAAAATGATATTCATAATTGAGCTGAGCTGAACTCAAGCAGTAAGAAGCTCAATCTCGACTTGAAATTCAAGGCTCAAAGTATGAGTCGGACTCATTGAGTTTAACTTTTAAAGCTTGAAATTAATTCGGTTCAAGGGGTGAACTGCTTGAACTTGCTCAATTAGGCATGATTACCTAGTAAAAACTAAGCTCGATCTCCATGCTTAACCTCAAGCTTGATTATTTGTGCTCGACTTCTAGTTCATGCTAGAATTTTTCAATAttggtgaaaaataaatatatattaaactcgCCAGCTATATGAATAAAACATGAAAGTACACAAATTCAGTCCAACCAACAGCTTGAGCTACTCAAGTTAGAGCTCAACTCGAAAATGACTAagccaaattttatttttttctagtcTAACTTGAGTAATTTGTGATCAAAGGTGTCTCATTTACGCCCCCAAACATGACCATCTACAAGAGGACCATGCAAGAGTGAACTTGGTTGAGTAACATGACAATAAAAATGACTGATAAAAGAGAATGCTTATTCACCCATCAACGTAGAGAGAAGATACCCTCTTCTGGAGTTGAAAATCTGCTAAGGCTTTCAGCACAGGCAACAGACATCCGAGCAGACCTCGCTTCAAATGCCTCCAATATAATACTATGTTTCAGCCAATCCTCAGCTGCAAGCCAAccgaaataatgaaataattatattgttACTTACCCAGTCCAATGTTAATTTGTCAAGGAGTATGAAACCATGTCTAGAGTTGGCAATATTTTTGTagattagaattaaaataagcTTTAAATTGTTTAGAAATAAGGACCAGCAAACTTACTCCTAGGCATTGCgcaaatcataattaatattggtaaaaatgacaattttcaattttccaaGAAGCAATAATTCAAAATACAAGTCGTAAACAAGCTCAAGAAAGAAAAACATGTAAGAGGTACCCCTTTGAACTTCACAATGGCATTGCATGAGATGTTCTACTCGTCCCAAATATGCCGCTGTCCCAACAGGCATCTTTCCAGACACCAGCCGGGAAATGGTCTTCATTAGAAACCTTGCAACCTACAGAAATATTTCCGCTTGCATTGTCAATAGATGGCACCCCATCATCATTATGAACACAACATCTAAGGATTTTAGATTGGTTCCCTATTTCAATTGTGATATTTCTTACATGTTCTTTGCTATAGATTCATCCTCTATGCTACTCGGACTCTTCACTCTTCTTTAGTGTCCGACACTCCTATCCGATTCATAGATATGGGGATATGACCTCTAAAGATCCTCTAAATACATAGAGACACTTACAAAATCTAACCATATCTGTGTCAGATATATACTcgtatttaacactcacatccAAGCCCGAGTAACATAGTTCATCCTATCTACATAAAATACCAAGAAGCACCAGCAATACAGCTAATAAGATATTGAAATCAGAGATTCTCATAATAGATAGTAAAACCTACTACTAAGATTAAGCCTCCATTAGAAAATTGGAATTCATTCATTACCAtctaaaagaacaaaatgaagACAAAGAAAGGttgacaaaaataaaagttatatactatttcacatttttcacacCTGCAAAAGCATCACAATATTGTCTCCTTCATAAGTACAGTTAGGGATATAAACTGCAAATAATTCCGGAAGCCCACTGCAAGAAAGATAACCATGACCACCACACAACTTTCGGCATTCTTCGATGGCATCCTGCAAGCATATTATTTTAGCCaagataaaaacataaataaataaactgagTTATTGACTGTGATTTCAAATGAAtatcaaaacttttaaaagtaaagaGAGAGCATTTGTGCCatcaaatagaaaataaactGGCCAACCAAATAGAAGGAAAACTAATCAAGATTTGACATAGTAGAAAActaatcaatataattataaggAAGACCAGTGAAGGTTAGTAATAGTGACATACTGCAGTTGCAGAAGTGGTAATAGATTTTAACCCTGCAGCGCATGCATGAACCTCAGGTAACGTGGAGAAATCATTGACTTGCAATCTTTTGCTCACATCAGTGTATAGCCATTTCATCCATTCACCAACAAATCTGAAAGCATAGGCAGAGGCAAGCAAAGGAAAGAGTCTACTTTGCTGAGTTTTATAGTTAATCACCTGaagcaaattaaataaatgtaaaagcATTAGATGCATCAGCCTTTGGGACATGTAAAAATTAGTCTGAAA
The window above is part of the Gossypium raimondii isolate GPD5lz chromosome 9, ASM2569854v1, whole genome shotgun sequence genome. Proteins encoded here:
- the LOC105800282 gene encoding peroxisomal acyl-coenzyme A oxidase 1 — protein: MEPLDYHAEERSKASFDVEEMKIVWAGSRHAFEISDRAARLVASDPVFRKDNRTMLSRKELFKDTLRKTAHAVKRTIELNLSEEETHTLWFYVDQPAYANLHWGMFIPAIEGQGTEEQKQKWLPMAHNMQIIGCYAQTELGHGSNVQGLETTATFDPQTDEFVIHSPTLTSSKWWPGGLGKVSTHAVVYARLRTDGQDYGVHGFIVQLRSLDDHSPLPGITVGDIGMKFGSGAYNSMDNGLLRFDHVRIPRNQMLMRLSQVTREGKYVQSDVPRQLVYGTMVYVRQIIVSEASCALSRAVCIATRYSAVRRQFGSENGGPETQVINYKTQQSRLFPLLASAYAFRFVGEWMKWLYTDVSKRLQVNDFSTLPEVHACAAGLKSITTSATADAIEECRKLCGGHGYLSCSGLPELFAVYIPNCTYEGDNIVMLLQVARFLMKTISRLVSGKMPVGTAAYLGRVEHLMQCHCEVQRAEDWLKHSIILEAFEARSARMSVACAESLSRFSTPEEGFGEISADLVEAAVAHCQLIIVSKFIEKLQQDIPGKGVKTQLENLCNVYALSLLHKHLGDFVSTGCITPKQGALANEQLRSLYSQVRPNAIALVDAFNHTDHYLGSVLGCYDGNVYQKLYEEAWKSPLNDTVVPDGYDEYIRPLLKQNFRTARL